In Haematobia irritans isolate KBUSLIRL chromosome 1, ASM5000362v1, whole genome shotgun sequence, a genomic segment contains:
- the LOC142238226 gene encoding 32 kDa beta-galactoside-binding lectin-like, with the protein MCYMNRLHPVFRGNFAEPLRFGHCLEICGMAQEGAIRFSISIGTDYLTKANNAEIDLHMIVNLQSDQITFSKYINNEWSNEEFRNYETIELFREFKIYMVMADGKFHISINGHEVTSFPYGLRLSLLKCVEISGDLEYIRQMDHRKYFPCTWPPIQVLEDRLHFSGDVPMAFEPGHVMVISSQLSGNDNGRFIIHLRDVYDMDRQEFHMSIRFDTQRVIRTSKTIRDEEHYDFDVEDTDGDFPFEYFQKPFKLAFALLENEIKIAKDGLFFCHFPFRTPSVLPFIGGLKIFGIDGVQVKVHELEHIKMDPPCGGFEYHCKL; encoded by the exons ATGTGTTATATGAATCGCTTGCATCCAGTGTTTCGAGGAAATTTTGCAGAACCCTTACGTTTTGGTCATTGTTTGGAAATTTGTGGCATGGCCCAAGAGGGAGCCATTag ATTTTCCATATCCATAGGCACCGATTATTTGACAAAAGCCAATAATGCTGAAATTGATTTGCATATGATTGTGAATTTACAATCCGATCAAATTACCTTTAGCAAATACATCAACAACGAATGGAGCAATGAAGAATTTCGAAACTACGAAACTATAGAACTTTTTCGTGAATTCAAAATCTATATGGTAATGGCTGATGGAAAATTTCACATAAGTATCAATGGTCATGAAGTCACATCATTTCCCTATGGTTTACGATTATCTCTACTCAAATGTGTGGAAATATCGGGAGATTTGGAGTACATAAGACAAATGGATCATCGTAAATATTTCCCTTGCACCTGGCCACCTATACAAGTATTGGAAGATCGTTTACATTTTAGTGGTGATGTTCCCATGGCCTTTGAACCAGGTCATGTTATGGTCATTTCAAGCCAACTGTCTGGTAATGATAATGGTCGCTTTATAATACATTTACGTGATGTCTATGACATGGATAGACAAGAGTTTCATATGAGTATAAGATTTGATACGCAACGTGTGATAAGGACTTCAAAAACCATTCGAGATGAAGAACATTATGA ttTCGATGTCGAAGATACTGATGGAGACTTCCCCTTTGAGTACTTTCAGAAGCCTTTTAAGCTTGCCTTTGCCCTcctagaaaatgaaataaaaattgccaAAGATGGTTTATTCTTTTGCCATTTTCCATTTAGGACTCCTAGTGTTCTACCATTTATTGGaggattaaaaatttttggaatcgaTGGAGTTCAAGTGAAAGTCCATGAACTAGAACATATCAAAATGGATCCTCCCTGTGGAGGTTTTGAATATCATTGCAAGTTATAG